In the Afipia sp. GAS231 genome, GTCGTCATGCTGTGGACGGTTGCCCAATACATCACCAATTACTTCCCGACATTTGCGGTGCGGGAGCTGAAAGTCTCGCTCTCCCAATCCTATCTTGGGCCGCTGGTGGTCGGCACCGTGCTTCTGTTCTGCCCGGTGGTGGGTATTCTGGCGGACCGGTTCCAGCGCAAGCGCGTCATGATCGTGGGCGCGCTCGGCCTTGTGGTCGTGGCTTATCCCGCATTCTCGTATTTGATTGCAGCGCCATCCACGCAACATCTGATCGCCACGCAGATCGCTGTTGCCGTCTGCATGTTGATCTACACGGCGCCGGCATCCGCGGTACTGGCGGAGCTGTTTCCGACGGCGGTTCGGGCGACCGGAATTTCCCTGACCTACAGCCTTGGTGTGGCGATCTTCGGCGGATTTACGCCGGCGATCATTACCGCGCTGATCGGCTCGACGGGGCAGCCGATCTCGGTGGCGTTCTACCTGATGGGAGCGGCCACCATCAGCCTGATAACGGTGCTGATGCTGAAGGATCACACCGGCGAGGTGCTGTCGTGAGCACGCTATCGCGTCCGCTTTCTGCAGCAGGATATCGGCGGTCCTTTCTTCAGATCGTTGCCGAGAACACTTCGACGGTTGCTGGGAGGATCTCCGATGCAGGCCGTGCCGCGCGGGATCTGCTATCCGGCCAAGCCCGTCCTCTCAATGAAATATCCGCCCCGCGTCGATGACGACCGTCTGGCCGGTCATGGTCTCGGTGCGGCACATGGTGACCACCATGTCGGCGCAGTCGTCCTTGTCGGCGGGCTTCTTCAGCAGTGAACTCGACGCGGAGCGCTCGACCTGCTCGGGCTTGAGATTGGCGGTCGCGCGCGTGCCGTCCAGGAGGCCCGGCGCCACGCAGTTGACCAGCGTCTCGGGCGCCAGTGCCACCGCCATGCAGCGCGTCAGGTGAATCAGCCCCGCCTTCGACACCGCATAGGCGATGGAAGAGCCGGTCGGGCTCAGCCCTGCGACGGACGCGATGTTGACGATGCGGCCTTGGCCCTGGGCCTTCATGACGGGAGCCACCGCCTTGGTCAGGCGCATCGGCCCCGTCAGGTTGGTGGCCATGATCCTGTCCCATACTTCCATCGAGAGACTGTCAAGATCGCCGAACGGGATCGAGAGGTTGTAAGCGGCATCATTGATCAGGATGTCGACGCGGCCGAACGCCTGGGTTACCTCGCCGATCAGCCGATGGACGGCCGCGTCGTCTGTGATGTCACAGGCGAAAGCGTGCGCGTTGACCTGATATTGCGATTTCAGTTCGCTGGCGACGCCTTCCGCCTGCTCGCGGCTCTTCGCATACATGACGGCGATATGTACGCCCTCCTTTGCGAGCGCGTGGCAGATGCGCTGCCCCAGCCCGCCATTGCCGCCTGTCACCAGTGCAACCGTACCCTTCAATTCCATCGCTTCCATCCCGTTATTGAAATGCGCTTGCCCTTATAGAGGACAAGTCGAGTTATATTTTCATTGGAGCACGGAAATCGCGAAGGCGATAGCGCGCAAGATAGGTAGAGCGAAGCGAAACCCATCGCTCCTGGCTATGTCAGAAAGCAAGCTTGGTCACCACCTCAAGGCCGGGCGCCCCGCCGATACCAAACGGGCGGGTGTTACCCGCTTGCAAGCATTGTCCTGACGCCGGCGGCGGTTCCCGCGATCCCGACATCCGAGCGTCGTATCGCGGTTACATCGATGTGATTGCCTCTCAATCGCATCACGCCCCGCCGAACGCAGGATCTTTGTCATGACAAAAATCGATCACATTTCTACCCTGGCCGTCGCGCCCGCTGGCAGCAAGTCGCCGGATTCCATCACGTTGGCGAATGGCGACATCTGGGTTGCCTACACCAACGGCGCCGATTCCACCGGCCTGTCGGGTTCCAGCACGATCGTCGAATATGATCGCTCCGGCCATATCGATCACAGCTATCAAATCAACGGTTACGTCGACGGTCTGAAGTTCGATCCGTATACCGGCGACATCTGGGCGCTGCAGAACCAGGACGGCAATTCCACCCTGAGCATCATCGATCCCGAAGACCACACGGTCAGCAAGCCGTTGTCCTATGCAGATCCCTCCTCGACGCGAGGCTACGACGACGTCGTGTTCACCCACGGCAAGGAGTTTTTGAGCTTCACCAATCCGGTCAATCCCGGCGATCCGACGCTGGTGCAGTTGACCAACGGCAACGATCCGGATGGTCCGCTCAAGACCCAGGCGATCCTGAAGTTCGGCGATCAAGGCATTAATCTCGAAACCGGCAAGACCGAGATCATCCCGCAGAATGATCCCGACTCGCTCAAGCTCGCGCCGAACGGCGACCTGCTGTTTGCCAGCGGCAGCGACCAGGTCATCATCGATGTGCAAAACCCCGGCACCTCGCACCAATCGGTCGCCTTCACCCAGGTGCAAGGCGTGCCACCCGGCGCCGGGCTCGACGACGTGCTCAAGGTCGATGCCACCGCCGGAACGTTCTATCTGTCCGATACAGCCGACAACCGCGTGCTCACGTTCCACGCCACGGGTCTCAACACCAACGACTACTACGCCTCGGTCGGCGATGCCTTCGGCGAGGTCGATCCGCTGACCGGCCAGTTCACCGCGCTCGTTTCCGCCGCGAACGCGCCCGGTTTCAAGTTTGGCAGCGCCCACGGCGTCGAGTTCGTCGCCGACCACCATTCCGAAGCGGCCGAAGTCGATCACATCTCTACCCTGGCGGTCGCGCCCGCCGGCAGCAAGTCGCCGGATTCCATCACGCTGGCGAACGGCGACATCTGGGTTGCCTACACCAACGGCGCCGACTCCACCGGCCTGTCGGGTCACAGCACGATCGTCGAATATGATCGCAACGGGCATATCGATCACAGCTATCAGATCGGCGGTTACGTCGACGGTCTGAAGTTCGATCCGTACACCGGCGATATCTGGGCGCTGCAGAACCAGGACGGCAATTCCACCCTGAGCATCATCGATCCCGAAGACCACACGGTCAGCAAGCCGTTGTCCTATGCAGATCCCTCCTCGACGCGAGGCTATGACGACGTCGTGTTCACCCACGGCAAGGAGTTTTTGAGCTATACCAACCCGGTCAATCCCGGCGATCCGACACTGGTGCAACTGACCAACGGCAATGACCCGGATGGTTCGCTCAAGACCAAGCCAATCCTCGCCTTCGGCGACACTGGCCTCAATCTCGAAACCGGCAAGACCGAAGTCATCCCACAGAACGATCCGGACTCGCTCAAGCTCGCGCCGAATGGCGATCTGCTGTTTGCCAGCGGCAGCGACCAGGTCATCATCGATGTGCACGATGCCGGCACCTCGCACCAATCGGTCACCTTCACCCAGGTGCAAGGCCAGCCGGCTGGCGCCGGGCTCGACGACGTGCTCAAGGTCGATGCCAGCGCCGGAACGTTCTATCTGTCCGATACCGCCGACAACCGCGTGCTTGCGGTTCACGCCACCGGCCTCAACACCAACGACTACTTTGCCTCGGTCGGCAATGCGTTCGGCGTGGTCGATCCGCTGACCGGACAGTTCACCGCACTCGTTTCCGCGGCCAACGCGCCCGGTTTCAAATTCGGCAGCGCCCATGGCGCCGAGTTCGTCGCCGACCACAACCCTGGAGAAGCCGCGCACCACGGCAACGACGTTTCAGCCCTGGTGGACACCCTCAAAGACGGCTTCGTGTTTGCAAACGGCGCCGGCGGAGGCAGCTTGACCATCAACAACGACCCGCACATCGCTCCGCAAGGTGCCTCACTCGCGGATGCGCTCCTGCATCTCTCCGCGAACCTGCCCAACCCAGGACAGGGTGACGTTCATCTCGAGGCCTCGCCGGTTCATGATGCCAAGCTCGATTGGCACGATTTTCATCTGATGTAGCCGGGAAACAGGCGCGGGGACGCGGGACGTAAGATCCGCCGCATCCAAAGACGAGCGCAGCGTGGGTAGCCACGCTTCGCCCTTGCGATCTTGCGTGGCCCGCCTACGCTCTGCGAGCTACGGCGCGGTAAACTGGCCTGCCAAGCCGTAGCTGCGCAGCAGCGAAGGCTGGCGCCCCTGGCCGCGAATCGAACCGGTCTTCATGCGAAGGAGTGTGTAGATTTGGCCGTTGGCGAAGTCGTTCGATCTAACGCCGACTCGAATCATTTTCCGAGAATCAAGGAATGCGTGATAAAAAAACTCCCTTATAACCAGGATTAGCTCCGCGGCGCGCCAGCCGAGGCTTGAGGAGCGAGCCAAGGCCAAGGACGTCTTGTCAGGATGGCGAATGCGTGAGGGCGACTTTTTCAAGCCTCTTGTGGGCGCAGCGGCTCGAGAGATCGGCTTCATCGCCGGAATGGCGTTGCTGCTCGCCGCTCAGTTTCCCGCTTCGACGTTTGCGCAAGGTGGAATTGACCGGGTCACTGGCTTTGCGCGCGACCCGGTCCATGTCGCCGCCTGGCCTGCCGGCAAAAAGGTCGCGGTCAGTTTCGCACTATTTGTCGAGGAGTTCGGCTTCGGCCAAGGCCCTGTCTTCCGTCCGGACCTTGCGACCCGTAACCCGGACCTCGTCAACGAGGCTTTCCGTCAATACGCGATTGACTGGGGCATAGCGCGCGTTGGCCGATTGTTCAAGGAATTGGATGTTCCGCTCAGCATCGTGCTGAACGCCGAATTTCCCGGTGCACACGCGTCGGTGTGGAAGGAGTTGCGCGCAGCACTGCCGAATGCGCCAATCGTCGCCCACGGCATGAACAACAGCAACCACATCCTGCCGCTCGGCCGTGGGCTCGCCGAACAGAAAGCTTACGTCCGCGCGACGCTCGATCTGATCGCCGGCACGACTGGCGTTAAAGCGACCGGCTGGTCGTCTCCGAGCGTCTATGCCGATGGCGACACGATGCAGGCAATGGCGGCCGAGGGCATCACCTATAACCTCGACCAGATGGATTCCGACATCATTTCAAGCCTGAAGACGCCGGACGGGTCGTTGGTGTTGCTGCCCTATCCGGTCGTCACGGTCGACATGGGCCAGCAACTGGCACGGATGAAAACGCCCGTCGAGATCGAAGCGCTCTGGCTGGACTACGTATTGGAGCTGGCCCGGGAAGCCCGCGCCGACCCTGCGCGAGAAGCAACGACCGTCGTTATCGGAATCCATCCCTTTGTAATAGGCACGCCCGACGGGGCGGCCGCCTTGCGCCGTGTTCTCGTGCGCCTCAAGGCGGATGACGCGGTCTGGCTGACTGATACCGACGCAATCCTGAAGGCGGCCAGCCTGAAATGATGGATCTGCGGCCTTAAATGTAGTGGCGTTTGAGCTTTCAAATCGGCTCACCGCATGAATGGCACCTTTTCTCGACAAGCTGCTTGGTGCCCCTGGCCGGAATCGAACCAGCACTCCTTGCGGAACTCGATTTTGAGTCGAGCGCGTCTACCAATTCCGCCACAGGGGCATTCGGACATCGGCCCAAAGGGGCGGTGTCGCGAAGCGGGCGGAATATAGCTGCAGGTCTGCCCGGGTCAACCCGCGCGGATGTGATTGTTGGCTGCCTCGACAGTGCCGCGTCCGCGGGATAGGACCATTTTGCAGGAGATTCCCGTGACATCCTATGCCGCCGCCCATCCGTCGCAGTCGCGCCTTTCCGCCAATCCCGCGCTGTCGGCCGCGCTGGCGGTGGCGCTGATCGCAGCAGTGACCTTGGCGGGGGCCTGGTTCTTCCAGTTGGTGCTCGGCATCGTGCCCTGTCCGCTCTGTCTCGAACAGCGCTACGCCTATTACCTGGCGGTCCCGCTCGGCCTGTTGGTCGCTTTGCTCGCGGCCAAGGGTGCGCCGCGTCAGGTGCTGCTGGCGGGGCTGGCGCTGCTGGTGCTTGCCGCGCTCGCCAATGCCTGGCTCGGCACTTACCACGCCGGGGTCGAATGGAAGTTCTGGCAGGGCCCGACCGATTGTTCGGGTCCGGTGGTGGATTTCGGCAAGGCCGGCAGCCTGCTCGACCGGCTCGACACCGTGAAGGTGGTGCGTTGCGATGAGGTGCAGTGGCGTTTTCTCGGCCTCTCGCTCGCCGGCTACAACGTGCTGATCTCGCTGGCGATGGCGTCCATTGCGGCGTGGGGTTTGGTTTTAACGCGGCGGGCGTGAGCGTAGGGTGGGCAAAGGCGCGCTTGCGCCGTGCCCACCATCTATTGCTCGCGAGGTGTCATGGTGGGCACGCTAACGCTTTGCCCACCCTACGAAGTTGATTCCACTCCGGGCACAAGCACAATCTTCCGACGCCACCTGCGACAAAATGGCACGACGGGCAAATCAACAAAACCTGTCCAGCCCTTCGGATAAAAATATTTCCGTTGAGCCGTCGGGCAAATCAGATCTAGGACTCCCGCCATCCTGTCCCACCAGAGCAACTGTGCTGAAGTAAACCGGCGATCGGCCGGGCCTCAAGGCTGGTGCGGGGCGCGCCCCGCCTTCGGCGGCTTACGGCCTTGACCCCGTCCGCTCTCCGGTCTGTTGGCTTGGCATGCGCTCGGTCGATGACCGAGCGCGGTGAGGTGCGCTCGCTCAGTTCAGTGCGTAACGGCTGGGATCCCATTTCTGCCGTCGTGCGATCATGATGTTGAGGATGACGATGAGCTTGCGCATGCAGGCGACAAGCACCACTTTCGGCTTCTTTCCCTTGGCAATCAGGCGGTCGTAGAAGGCCTTGAGCACCGGGTTGTTCTGCGTGGCTGCGCCGAGGCAGGGCATGTAGATGGCGTTGCGGACCCAGCGGCGGCCACCCTTGATATGACGCTCACCGCGCCGATGGCCGCTATCGTCGTCGTACGGGGCGGCGCCTAATAACGCACCGGCGATCTTGTTGCTCACCTGCCCAAGCTCCGGCATCCCCGCAATGAGGTTGGCGGAGGTCGTTTCGGCGAGGCCCGGCACGCTCTCGATGATCTCGGCACGCTCGGCAAGGTGTGGCGAGGCCTTGATCTTGGCCGCAATTGCCGCCTCGAGCTTGGCAATTTCACTGACCAGATTCTTCAAGACGCGGGCATGCGTTTTCTGAACCAGTCCTGGTGCAGCATGCTCGTTTTGGCTTTGCAAGCGCGTCTTGAGATCACCCAGACCGATGCGCGCTTTCACCAGCGCCAGCAACTCCTCGCGTGCGGCATCGTGGGTCTGGCTCGGCGCCTCGGTAAATATCTCGGCGAACCAGGCGATCATCTCCGCGTCGATCACATCGTTCTTTGCCAGCCGGCCGGCCGATAGCGCGAAGCTGCGGACGCGTTTGGGGTCGACGATCCGCACCTCGACACCGGCCTGGCGCAGTAGCTTGGCCCAGTCACGCTCGTAACCGCCGCTCGCCTCCATCACAGCCCTGGTTGCCTTGTACTTGCGAAGCCAGGCCACCAGCTTGCGGTGGCCTTGTCCCGTGTTCGGACAGACCTGACGCAATGACAGCGAGCGAATGCACGCATCCACCTTGTCCTTTGCCACATCGATGCCCACGACAATGCGATCATCTTGTGCCATCATCCACTCCCTTCCTTGCTCGGTACGGGCTCGAAGCCCTTGCAACTGTTCGGGTTGAGGAAGACGCCGGAGCTGTCCCTCGCTCTGGTACAGGCTCTGTCGCCTTTGGGGCGTACGGGCTCAGTTCCAGCAACGGGCGGTTGGTCCGCAACCGCCCGTTCGCTCATTCTGCCAAATTTTTTGGACACAAGGGGCGTTGGCCATCGTCGCAAACGAGGGGCAGGGAGCGGTGGACGTAAGGTCGCGACTGACGAGCGTGGTCTTTACGTACGGTGAAATCGTTTGGGTCCGACGCCCCGATGCAGGCGTCAAGTTCGAAGGCAGCCAACGCTGCCCGAGAGCGATGGTGTCACAAAAAGCAGGGTCACCAGGACGATCTCGTATAAGCCGTAAAGCCATTGCGCAGGGAAGGCCGGAGGCTTCCGCCAAACCTGTATGCTCGTGCGCAAATCTTGTTGCAACTATCGCGTACGAGACCGCGGGTGCGGCGCGCACCCGGTCTTCCCTGCGCCCTCTGATATCGAGGGCAAGGATTTCTTGCAAAACTCCGGGCGCATCGCGTCGCGAGACCAAAAGCGGATGTCTTGCAACGTCATTGCGAGGAGCGAAGCGACGCGGCAATCCATTCTTTCTTACTGCGGCGCGATGGATTGCTTCGCTGCGCTCGCAATGACGTGGAGGGCTCGGAGGTGTGGCCCCCCTAATCGTCGACATCCTCCTGCGGCCGTCCGAACAGGTGGACGATGCCGGGCGTCGTAATCGAGACGAACACGAAGCGGGAGAGATGATGCGCGCCGACGAAGATCGGATCGATATGCAGGGTCAGCGCCAGCGCCAGCATGGCGTCCATCGCGCCGGGTGCGAACGCCACCACGACGTCGGCGAAGCGGACATGGGTGGTCAGTACGATGACGGTGACGAAGATCGCCGAAATCACGATCGCGACCGCGAACGAGCCGAGTCCGGCATTGACATGCTTGAGCAGGGTCGCGATTCGCATCCGCGCGAAGCGCGAGCCGATCAGGGCGCCGATGCCGACCAGCGCCACGTTGCGAATCCAGTTCGGCAGGCCGCCCTCGATCAGCGAGGTGCCGTGCAGCACGCTGGAGGCGATCATCGCGCCGAACATCCAGCTCGCCGGAAATTTTGCCAGCCGCAGCAGCAGCGCGACCCCGATCGCAGCCGCGATCAGCGCGGCGAGCTCAAGTGGCGAGGCGGTCGCGGTGCCGAACACAGGCGAGGGCTGCGCCGAGATCCCGCTGAGCGCGACCAGGAGCGGCAGCGCCGCCGTCAGGATGATCACGCGCATGGTCTGCACCACGGCGATCCCGGCGACATCGGCGCCCTTCTCGACCGCGAGAATGGTGATTTGCGACAGCGCGCCGGGGCTGCCGGCCAGCAACGCCGAGGTCGAATCCCAGCCGTGAACGCGCTTCAAATAAAGGCTAGAGCCGAAGGTCGAGCAGAAGGTCGCGAGCGCGAGGAGCCCGATGGTCAGCGGATAGGAGGAGACATGCTGGATCAGTTGCCGCGACACCAGCGAACCCAGGGATATCCCGAGCAGCACCAGCACGGTCTGGGTCAGCAGCGGCGGCACCGCGAGCGGCCGCCCGGCCAATGCTGCGATGCCCACCGTGGTCATCGCGCCCGAGATCAGCCCACCCGGCAGGCCTGCCCACAAAAACAGCAGGCCGCCCGCAGCGCCGATGGCGAGCGTTTCGAGGGTCTTGAGCAGATTGGCGCGGTCGGGAAGGGCCGATGCGACGGAGGCGAGGATCAGGTTCACGCCACCTTATGGCAAATCCGCTCGAGCGGGACAAATGCGCGAACGCGGTGCAGCAATGCGCACCGCGTCGCAATCGCAAATGTTTCTTTCCCTCCCCCTCCAGGGGAGGGTAAGACGCAAAAGCTCAGTTACTTCGCGGCAGGCTTGTCAGCCTTCGCGGCGGTGGCCTTGCATTCGGAACGGAATTTCTTGCGTTCCTTGCCCTTCAGGCCCTTGGCGTCGGCTTCCTTCGAGCATTCGAGCGAGGCGGCGGTGCGGGGCTTCTCGGCCTTCTTTTCCGCCGGCGCCTTGGTATCGGCCTTGGGCGCCTCGGTCTTGGCGGGCGCGGTGGTCTGCGCCGAGGCGGCGCCCATCAATAGCAGCGAAGCGATGGCGGTCGCGGTGGCAAAGGCGGAAATCCTGGTCATGGGGGCACCTCGGTTTGAAACAAGGCCGCAACCGTCGCGCCGCAATGCTGAACCGCAAATGAATGGATCGGGTCATAAGGCGATTTCGCCGCCACAATATTTTGAACGTCGGATCGCCCGGCGCGTTGTCGCAAATTCCCCGTGCGCTAGGATGGGAACTGCAGATGACTGTCCCAAGGAGACCAAGGATGACCATTCAAGCCAAGATATTGTGTGCGGTTGCGGTGTCGGGTTTTATTGCATTTGCGGCGACGTCCCCGGTGCAGGCCCTGACCACGCAGGAATGCAGCGCGAAATACCAGGCCGCCAAGACCGCCGGCACGCTCGCCGGCCAGAAGTGGAACGACTTCCGCAAGGCCAATTGCGGTGCGGATGCCACCGCGACACCCGCGGCTGCGCCCGCCGCCGCTCCGGCGCCTGCTCCCGCGCCGAAGGAAGCCAAGAAGGAAGCCGCACCCGCGGCAGCGCCCGCTGCGCCGTCCGGACCCGCGGTGTTTCCGAGCGCGATCGATCCGAAGTACGCCAAGGAAACCCCCGGCAAGGGTCGCATGCACACTTGCGTCGACCAGTACAACGCCAACAAGACCACCAATGGCAACGGCGGCCTGAAGTGGATCCAGAAGGGCGGCGGCTATTACAGCGAGTGCAACAGCAAGCTGAAGGGCCCGGCGTAAGTCTTACGCAATCAGGCGCGGCCGGATCAATCGTCCGGCCGCGTTTATCATTCTCCATCGATCAGCTTCTCGGCGGACTTCGCCACGAGTTGCGCGCGCTTGCGCGGGCCCCGCTCGAGAAACAGCAGGCTCTGGCCGAAGATGAAGCAGTAGAACAGGAACGCCTGCGCGTCGGCTTCCTCGGCCGGCAGGCCGGTGGCACGGTAGAGCTGCCCGACATTCTTCAGACGCGCGGCGTCGACACCGGCGACGGCGGCGGCCGCCAATTCGTCGGACCGGGCCCATTGTCGGATCGCGAGCTCGATCCCCATGCCTTCGGTATTCATCCGCTCGGAATAGAGCGCGATCAGCGCCTTCAGTCGTTCGCGTGCGCTCGTGCCATCGAGGCTGGTTTGTTTCTCGATCGCGGCAATGCGACCGTCGCGCCAGTCAGCCAGCATGGCCTCGAGCAGCGCCGCGCGGTCGCGGAAGCGGCGGTAGAAGCCGCCTTTGGTGACGCCGAGGTTTTTCGCCAGCACTTCCACCCGCACGCCGTCGACGCCGGAGCGGGCGATTTCGGCAAAACCGGCCTCGATCCAGCTCTCTTTTCCAATGCCC is a window encoding:
- a CDS encoding SDR family NAD(P)-dependent oxidoreductase, with amino-acid sequence MELKGTVALVTGGNGGLGQRICHALAKEGVHIAVMYAKSREQAEGVASELKSQYQVNAHAFACDITDDAAVHRLIGEVTQAFGRVDILINDAAYNLSIPFGDLDSLSMEVWDRIMATNLTGPMRLTKAVAPVMKAQGQGRIVNIASVAGLSPTGSSIAYAVSKAGLIHLTRCMAVALAPETLVNCVAPGLLDGTRATANLKPEQVERSASSSLLKKPADKDDCADMVVTMCRTETMTGQTVVIDAGRIFH
- a CDS encoding polysaccharide deacetylase: MREGDFFKPLVGAAAREIGFIAGMALLLAAQFPASTFAQGGIDRVTGFARDPVHVAAWPAGKKVAVSFALFVEEFGFGQGPVFRPDLATRNPDLVNEAFRQYAIDWGIARVGRLFKELDVPLSIVLNAEFPGAHASVWKELRAALPNAPIVAHGMNNSNHILPLGRGLAEQKAYVRATLDLIAGTTGVKATGWSSPSVYADGDTMQAMAAEGITYNLDQMDSDIISSLKTPDGSLVLLPYPVVTVDMGQQLARMKTPVEIEALWLDYVLELAREARADPAREATTVVIGIHPFVIGTPDGAAALRRVLVRLKADDAVWLTDTDAILKAASLK
- a CDS encoding disulfide bond formation protein B, coding for MTSYAAAHPSQSRLSANPALSAALAVALIAAVTLAGAWFFQLVLGIVPCPLCLEQRYAYYLAVPLGLLVALLAAKGAPRQVLLAGLALLVLAALANAWLGTYHAGVEWKFWQGPTDCSGPVVDFGKAGSLLDRLDTVKVVRCDEVQWRFLGLSLAGYNVLISLAMASIAAWGLVLTRRA
- a CDS encoding IS110 family transposase, translated to MMAQDDRIVVGIDVAKDKVDACIRSLSLRQVCPNTGQGHRKLVAWLRKYKATRAVMEASGGYERDWAKLLRQAGVEVRIVDPKRVRSFALSAGRLAKNDVIDAEMIAWFAEIFTEAPSQTHDAAREELLALVKARIGLGDLKTRLQSQNEHAAPGLVQKTHARVLKNLVSEIAKLEAAIAAKIKASPHLAERAEIIESVPGLAETTSANLIAGMPELGQVSNKIAGALLGAAPYDDDSGHRRGERHIKGGRRWVRNAIYMPCLGAATQNNPVLKAFYDRLIAKGKKPKVVLVACMRKLIVILNIMIARRQKWDPSRYALN
- a CDS encoding AbrB family transcriptional regulator, which codes for MNLILASVASALPDRANLLKTLETLAIGAAGGLLFLWAGLPGGLISGAMTTVGIAALAGRPLAVPPLLTQTVLVLLGISLGSLVSRQLIQHVSSYPLTIGLLALATFCSTFGSSLYLKRVHGWDSTSALLAGSPGALSQITILAVEKGADVAGIAVVQTMRVIILTAALPLLVALSGISAQPSPVFGTATASPLELAALIAAAIGVALLLRLAKFPASWMFGAMIASSVLHGTSLIEGGLPNWIRNVALVGIGALIGSRFARMRIATLLKHVNAGLGSFAVAIVISAIFVTVIVLTTHVRFADVVVAFAPGAMDAMLALALTLHIDPIFVGAHHLSRFVFVSITTPGIVHLFGRPQEDVDD
- a CDS encoding PsiF family protein — translated: MTRISAFATATAIASLLLMGAASAQTTAPAKTEAPKADTKAPAEKKAEKPRTAASLECSKEADAKGLKGKERKKFRSECKATAAKADKPAAK
- a CDS encoding TetR/AcrR family transcriptional regulator, coding for MAGGKGDIGTEGIGKESWIEAGFAEIARSGVDGVRVEVLAKNLGVTKGGFYRRFRDRAALLEAMLADWRDGRIAAIEKQTSLDGTSARERLKALIALYSERMNTEGMGIELAIRQWARSDELAAAAVAGVDAARLKNVGQLYRATGLPAEEADAQAFLFYCFIFGQSLLFLERGPRKRAQLVAKSAEKLIDGE